Proteins encoded in a region of the Triticum dicoccoides isolate Atlit2015 ecotype Zavitan chromosome 3A, WEW_v2.0, whole genome shotgun sequence genome:
- the LOC119267618 gene encoding G-type lectin S-receptor-like serine/threonine-protein kinase At2g19130 translates to MVTTEEMNCKSSISVLLAALIPYMFLVFDASQAAVPMDTLLPGQSISGSELLVSENGVFGLGFFSPSPGAMKHYLGIQYKNLIGSHRAMFWLGNRIPITSFLNTTLYLAAGELYIEELGSVLWASGSATNGSASSVAVLLNTGNFVVKDQTNHSKVIWQSFDHPADALLPGAWLGLNMATGAHISLTLSKPPYHCTLVIDQSRKMGFVMSIDGHDHLGTFPDGMVTYEEEGSLVRLNYPENPNDLQFMRLHMGQVSLLRWVNNSTITGWQPLWSYPSSCKISAFYCGAFSACTSAGTCTCIDGFRPSDPDEWRLGQFVSGCSRITPSDCEDGISTDSFILLDNLQGLPANPQDTSEETSEDCEATCLSQCYCVAYSYDLSGCKIWYNVLLNLTFGNSTTHHTKISMRIGSHGKRRQGHIQHVMLIIGPIVAALLVMLVVFWVYNRSSRQTKVEGFLGVYTYTQLKRATRNFSDKLGEGGFGSVFRGTVAGPTAVAVKKLKSFGHRDKQFRAEVQTLGLIQHTNLVRLFGFCSEGARRLLVYEYMPNGSLDSHLFSSGTSVLSWSLRRRIAIGMAKGLSYLHEECRDCIIHCDIKPENILLDAEFCPKIADFGMAKLLGRDMSTALTTLRGTIGYLAPEWVYGQPITHKADVYSFGVVLLELISGRRATGNGNHRYFPLYAAAKVNEGDVLCLLDGRLGGEGNEKELDVACRVACWCIQDDEIHRPSMGQVVRMLEGAVDVELPPIPTSFQNIMDGGDSGTYSTEV, encoded by the coding sequence ATGGTTACAACTGAAGAAATGAACTGCAAGTCTTCTATCTCTGTCCTACTTGCTGCACTGATCCCCTACATGTTCCTAGTATTTGATGCAAGTCAGGCTGCAGTTCCAATGGATACCCTTCTTCCTGGCCAATCTATCTCGGGCAGCGAACTTTTGGTCTCCGAAAATGGTGTATTTGGGTTGGGGTTCTTCTCCCCATCCCCAGGTGCCATGAAGCACTACTTGGGCATACAGTACAAGAACCTGATAGGCAGCCACCGAGCTATGTTCTGGCTGGGGAACAGAATCCCTATCACCAGCTTCCTCAACACAACATTGTACCTTGCCGCAGGTGAATTATACATTGAGGAGCTTGGTTCTGTTCTCTGGGCCTCGGGTTCAGCAACAAATGGATCAGCCAGTTCTGTGGCGGTTCTCCTTAACACTGGGAATTTTGTTGTGAAGGATCAGACCAACCATTCTAAGGTCATATGGCAGAGCTTTGATCATCCAGCTGATGCTCTGCTACCTGGAGCATGGCTGGGATTGAACATGGCCACCGGAGCACACATCTCGCTTACTTTATCCAAGCCTCCTTACCATTGCACCCTCGTGATTGACCAGAGTAGGAAGATGGGATTTGTCATGTCCATTGATGGGCATGACCATCTTGGTACCTTTCCGGACGGGATGGTAACGTACGAAGAAGAAGGCAGTTTGGTCCGGCTAAACTATCCAGAGAACCCAAATGATCTCCAATTCATGAGACTGCATATGGGGCAGGTCAGTCTGCTGAGGTGGGTAAATAATTCGACGATTACTGGTTGGCAACCTCTATGGAGCTATCCCTCCAGCTGCAAAATCAGTGCTTTCTATTGCGGCGCATTCAGTGCTTGCACAAGCGCAGGAACATGCACATGCATTGATGGTTTCAGACCAAGTGATCCGGATGAATGGAGGCTTGGGCAATTTGTTAGCGGCTGCTCTAGAATAACACCCTCGGATTGCGAAGATGGCATATCCACCGACTCGTTTATTTTGTTAGACAACCTGCAAGGCCTTCCTGCAAACCCTCAAGATACAAGCGAAGAAACTAGTGAAGACTGTGAAGCAACCTGTCTGAGCCAATGCTATTGCGTCGCATATTCCTATGATCTCTCTGGATGCAAGATATGGTATAATGTGTTGCTTAATTTGACTTTTGGAAATAGTACCACTCACCACACCAAGATTTCCATGCGTATAGGTTCTCATGGTAAAAGGCGGCAAGGACACATACAGCATGTCATGTTGATTATTGGACCAATAGTTGCCGCTCTTCTTGTCATGCTGGTGGTTTTCTGGGTGTACAACAGATCTTCAAGACAGACTAAAGTGGAAGGTTTTCTTGGTGTTTACACTTATACACAGCTCAAGAGAGCTACAAGAAATTTCTCCGACAAACTCGGCGAAGGAGGCTTTGGAAGTGTATTCAGGGGAACAGTTGCAGGTCCAACTGCCGTAGCCGTGAAGAAGCTTAAAAGCTTCGGGCACAGAGATAAGCAATTCCGAGCAGAAGTACAAACTCTTGGGCTGATTCAACACACAAATCTTGTGCGCCTTTTTGGATTCTGCAGCGAAGGGGCCAGAAGGCTGCTGGTCTACGAGTACATGCCAAATGGCTCTTTGgattctcatctcttttcatcaggaacaagCGTTTTGAGTTGGAGTCTTCGCCGTCGCATTGCCATTGGTATGGCTAAAGGCCTTTCCTATCTGCACGAGGAATGCAGGGACTGCATCATACACTGCGACATCAAGCCCGAGAACATACTACTGGACGCTGAATTCTGCCCCAAAATCGCAGATTTTGGCATGGCCAAGCTTCTCGGACGGGACATGAGCACGGCGCTGACCACCCTCCGTGGAACCATCGGCTATCTGGCACCGGAGTGGGTGTATGGTCAGCCTATCACTCACAAGGCAGATGTCTACAGCTTTGGTGTTGTGCTCCTCGAATTGATCTCCGGGAGGAGGGCTACCGGGAACGGAAATCATCGGTACTTCCCCCTTTATGCTGCAGCTAAAGTGAATGAAGGAGATGTCTTGTGCTTGCTCGATGGTCGGCTAGGAGGAGAGGGCAATGAAAAAGAGCTGGATGTTGCCTGTAGGGTTGCTTGCTGGTGCATCCAGGATGATGAGATCCACAGGCCATCAATGGGGCAAGTTGTACGCATGCTGGAAGGTGCCGTTGACGTTGAGTTGCCTCCGATTCCGACTTCATTTCAGAACATTATGGACGGGGGCGACAGTGGCACATATTCTACAGAAGTGTGA
- the LOC119267617 gene encoding G-type lectin S-receptor-like serine/threonine-protein kinase At2g19130 — MSTNGGGAARPLGLGISPPKPAALLFLLLHCSLLAASATTDTILPGKGISGNETLVSKSGGFELGFFPPGPGIHYFLGVRFRNMAGNSPTFWLGDRVVITDLPAASLEIFGDSLYIKENGASLWWSPSPGGNVSSAAMAVLLDNGNLVVRDQGNSSLVLWQSFDYPGDAMLPGARLGLDQDTGKNVSLTFKSFSHNGSLSVDATRRNGFVLTTDGHANGGTFPDWMVSSQDNGSSLLLNHPETANGTEFLQFNLGQISLMRWSEQDPAANGTGGWVARWSFPSDCKSGGFFCGDFGACTGSGKCGCVDGFTPSYPIEWGLGYFVTGCSRSLPLSCESGGQTEHDDSFAPLDKLQGLPYNAQDEVAGTDEDCRAACRSKCYCIAYSYGHGCKLWYHNLYNLSLAARPPYTKIYLRMGSKLRNKKGLQTRGIVLLVTGFIGLASLVLISVLLWRFRRDSFGTGKFEVEGPLAVYSYGQIKKATMNFSDKIGEGGFGSVFRGTIPGSTAIAVKDLKVLGQAEKQFRTEVQTLGMIQHSNLVRLLGFCVKAKRRLLVYEYMRNGSLECHLFAEKSGLLSWNVRYQIALGIAKGLAYLHEECEDCIIHCDIKPENILLDAEFCPKIADFGMAKLLGREFNSALTTIRGTMGYLAPEWISGLPITKKADVYSFGIVLFEIISGRRSTEVVKFGNHRYFPVYAAAQVSEGEVLCLLDARLEGDANVKELDVTCRVACWCIQDEENDRPSMGQVVRMLEGVLDTEMPPIPASFQNLMEGDNSVIYSDF, encoded by the coding sequence ATGTCCACCAATGGCGGCGGCGCAGCGCGTCCGCTCGGCCTTGGCATCTCCCCACCCAAACCGGCGGCGCTGTTATTCCTGCTCCTCCACTGTTCCCTGTTGGCCGCGTCTGCCACCACGGACACCAtcctccccggcaagggcatctccGGGAACGAGACCCTGGTCTCCAAGAGCGGCGGCTTCGAGCTGGGCTTCTTTCCGCCGGGCCCCGGCATCCACTACTTCCTGGGGGTCCGGTTCAGGAACATGGCGGGGAACAGCCCCACCTTCTGGCTCGGGGACAGGGTCGTCATCACCGACCTGCCCGCCGCGTCGCTGGAGATCTTCGGCGACAGCCTCTACATCAAGGAGAATGGGGCCAGCCTCTGGTGGTCGCCTTCGCCGGGCGGCAATGTGTCGTCCGCCGCCATGGCGGTCCTCCTCGACAACGGCAACCTGGTGGTGAGGGACCAGGGGAACTCCTCCCTGGTCCTGTGGCAGAGCTTCGACTACCCCGGCGACGCGATGCTCCCCGGCGCGAGGCTCGGGCTCGACCAGGACACCGGGAAGAACGTCTCGCTGACGTTCAAGAGCTTCTCGCACAACGGCAGCCTCAGCGTCGACGCGACCCGGAGGAACGGGTTCGTGCTCACCACCGACGGGCACGCCAACGGCGGCACTTTCCCGGACTGGATGGTGTCCTCTCAAGACAACGGCAGCTCGCTGCTGCTGAATCACCCGGAAACCGCGAACGGTACTGAGTTCTTGCAGTTCAATCTGGGGCAAATCAGCCTGATGAGGTGGTCGGAGCAGGATCCCGCCGCAAACGGCACCGGCGGCTGGGTCGCTCGCTGGTCCTTCCCTTCCGATTGCAAATCCGGCGGGTTCTTCTGCGGCGACTTCGGCGCCTGCACGGGCAGCGGGAAGTGCGGCTGCGTGGATGGGTTCACGCCGTCGTACCCGATTGAGTGGGGGCTTGGGTACTTCGTCACCGGCTGCTCGAGGTCTCTCCCGCTGAGCTGCGAGTCCGGCGGCCAGACGGAGCACGACGACTCCTTCGCCCCGTTGGACAAGCTGCAAGGGCTTCCTTACAACGCCCAGGACGAGGTGGCCGGAACCGACGAAGACTGCAGGGCGGCTTGCCGGAGCAAATGCTACTGCATCGCCTACTCGTATGGCCATGGATGCAAGCTATGGTACCACAACCTGTACAATCTGAGCTTGGCCGCTAGGCCTCCGTACACCAAGATCTACCTCCGTATGGGCTCCAAGCTCAGGAACAAGAAAGGCTTGCAAACAAGAGGAATAGTGTTATTGGTAACTGGATTCATAGGCCTTGCTTCTTTGGTACTGATATCGGTGCTGCTATGGAGATTCAGGAGGGATTCATTTGGCACTGGTAAGTTTGAAGTAGAAGGCCCTCTTGCAGTCTACTCTTATGGACAGATCAAGAAAGCCACCATGAATTTCTCTGATAAAATCGGCGAGGGAGGATTCGGAAGTGTTTTCAGGGGAACAATACCGGGATCAACTGCCATCGCTGTGAAGGATCTCAAAGTCCTCGGGCAAGCAGAGAAGCAATTCAGGACAGAAGTTCAGACACTTGGGATGATCCAACACAGCAATCTTGTTCGTCTCTTGGGATTTTGCGTCAAAGCGAAAAGAAGGTTGCTGGTGTATGAGTACATGCGAAATGGCTCTTTGGAATGTCATCTCTTTGCAGAGAAGTCTGGTCTGTTGAGTTGGAATGTTCGGTACCAAATTGCATTAGGCATCGCCAAGGGTCTCGCCTATCTGCATGAAGAATGTGAGGACTGTATCATACACTGTGACATCAAACCTGAGAACATACTGCTTGATGCAGAATTCTGCCCCAAGATTGCCGATTTCGGTATGGCGAAGCTGCTTGGACGAGAATTCAACTCCGCACTGACCACCATCCGAGGAACCATGGGATATCTTGCGCCGGAGTGGATATCCGGGCTGCCGATCACTAAGAAGGCTGATGTGTACAGCTTCGGCATTGTGCTCTTCGAGATAATCTCGGGGAGAAGGAGCACTGAGGTGGTGAAATTTGGGAACCATCGATATTTTCCGGTCTATGCCGCTGCTCAGGTGAGCGAAGGGGAGGTTCTGTGCCTGCTGGATGCTAGGCTGGAAGGAGATGCTAATGTGAAGGAGCTGGATGTCACCTGCAGGGTTGCCTGCTGGTGCATCCAGGACGAAGAGAATGACAGGCCGTCAATGGGGCAAGTTGTTCGCATGTTGGAAGGTGTCCTAGACACTGAGATGCCCCCTATTCCAGCTTCGTTTCAGAACCTTATGGAGGGTGATAACAGTGTTATATATTCTGATTTCTGA